The genomic DNA GACGTTCGGGATGCTCGAGAACCAATAGGCGATGGGAAACGGCGGCTACCATCCGAAGCGGTTCGCGGTCGTCGGCGCCGGACCGGTAGGTTCGATCGTCGCCGCCTTCCTGTCGAAAGGGGGGCACGACGTCACGCTGTGCGACATCGTGCCGTCGCTCCTCGAGCCCGCCCTGGATCCGGGAATCCGGATCGAAGGCACCGACACCCTTCGCGCGAAGGTGGCCAGGACGACCACCGACATCGACGACCTGCTCGGGGATCCTCCCGACGTCGTGATCGTGGCGGTAAAGGCCACCGCCCTCCCCCTGATCGCCTCCACTCTCGAGGGATTCGCCGCCGAGGGGCGGTACGTCGTCAGTTGGCAGAACGGCATCGACACCGAGCGGGTCCTCGCGAAACACCTCGGCCCGGAATTCGTCCTCCGGGCCGTCGTCAATCTCGGCTGCGTCCCGGTGGGTCCGGCCCACGTCCGGATCGCCTTCCACCATCGTCCCCACTACATCCAGGAGCTCGACCCCCGTT from bacterium includes the following:
- a CDS encoding 2-dehydropantoate 2-reductase, which translates into the protein MGNGGYHPKRFAVVGAGPVGSIVAAFLSKGGHDVTLCDIVPSLLEPALDPGIRIEGTDTLRAKVARTTTDIDDLLGDPPDVVIVAVKATALPLIASTLEGFAAEGRYVVSWQNGIDTERVLAKHLGPEFVLRAVVNLGCVPVGPAHVRIAFHHRPHYIQELDPRSMAAAVGISEVFTACGLDTLRTDQIQQMVWRKAVLNACMNPICAVTGKTMAEVINDPILFHLVDALIKEGVSVARGNEFRLGSEYYPYCIEYIRNAGHHKPSMLQDIEAGRRTEVDYINGKIVEYGAQAGVPTPYNTMIRGLVKALEPK